Proteins encoded by one window of Agelaius phoeniceus isolate bAgePho1 chromosome 3, bAgePho1.hap1, whole genome shotgun sequence:
- the GTF2H5 gene encoding general transcription factor IIH subunit 5 isoform X1 yields the protein MRGRGTSSGREAARKEGGCEEADPGKLCVRRSVIQSRGCSCQLFSVREGAGKMVNVLKGVLVECDPAMKQFLLYLDESNALGKKFIIQDLDETHVFVLAELVNFLQERVGELMDQNSFPITQK from the exons ATGCGCGGACGAGGCACTTCCTCCGGCAGGGAAGCGGCACGGAAGGAGGGTGGGTGTGAGGAAGCGGATCCCGGCAAACTCTGCGTGCGGCGGAG TGTGATCCAGAGCAGGGGTTGCTCTTGCCAACTCTTCAGCGTTCGTGAGGGAGCCGGGAAAATGGTGAATGTTCTGAAAGGTGTTCTGGTTGAGTG TGACCCTGCAATGAAGCAGTTTCTACTCTACTTGGATGAGTCAAATGCTTTGGGAAAGAAGTTCATCATACAAGACCTGGATGAAACTCATGTCTTTGTGTTAGCTGAGTTGGTCAACTTCCTCCAGGAGAGAGTGGGCGAGCTAATGGACCAGAACTCGTTTCCTATTACTCAGAAGTGA
- the GTF2H5 gene encoding general transcription factor IIH subunit 5 isoform X3, whose amino-acid sequence MVNVLKGVLVECDPAMKQFLLYLDESNALGKKFIIQDLDETHVFVLAELVNFLQERVGELMDQNSFPITQK is encoded by the exons ATGGTGAATGTTCTGAAAGGTGTTCTGGTTGAGTG TGACCCTGCAATGAAGCAGTTTCTACTCTACTTGGATGAGTCAAATGCTTTGGGAAAGAAGTTCATCATACAAGACCTGGATGAAACTCATGTCTTTGTGTTAGCTGAGTTGGTCAACTTCCTCCAGGAGAGAGTGGGCGAGCTAATGGACCAGAACTCGTTTCCTATTACTCAGAAGTGA
- the GTF2H5 gene encoding general transcription factor IIH subunit 5 isoform X2, giving the protein MYQQLLCVIQSRGCSCQLFSVREGAGKMVNVLKGVLVECDPAMKQFLLYLDESNALGKKFIIQDLDETHVFVLAELVNFLQERVGELMDQNSFPITQK; this is encoded by the exons ATGTACCAGCAACTCCTCTG TGTGATCCAGAGCAGGGGTTGCTCTTGCCAACTCTTCAGCGTTCGTGAGGGAGCCGGGAAAATGGTGAATGTTCTGAAAGGTGTTCTGGTTGAGTG TGACCCTGCAATGAAGCAGTTTCTACTCTACTTGGATGAGTCAAATGCTTTGGGAAAGAAGTTCATCATACAAGACCTGGATGAAACTCATGTCTTTGTGTTAGCTGAGTTGGTCAACTTCCTCCAGGAGAGAGTGGGCGAGCTAATGGACCAGAACTCGTTTCCTATTACTCAGAAGTGA
- the SERAC1 gene encoding protein SERAC1 isoform X3 has product MPLVCMQNSYGLTKMEADSSGCGASLPIHAEEKKLFMIGKVAKVTGSLILGGFVFITYEVLSLNKLLKIDTQALHQEKLKSYIYVRTASLSPSEYQGITYKARKEIHKAVRRILETEAKIFRRPFSEQFSTFDGEDHECALWLLLKRTQSEDKAIRLQAVQDLASNSHWHDYQYVTVAQTCDQRTAIGLARSKDVDLRFFLPPPPLPKIKTDYPIEDELRLLLVSLPQTGLDPCVQYFTSLALRESSQTLAAQMGGLWCFGGNGLPYCETLSKVPSETVELFCLQALVQHSKISSHCDKIEAKGGLQLLQRIYQLRKDSAKIQRNIIRIIGNMALDEHLHSSIVRAGWVSVLAEVMKSPYIIQSSHASRALANLDRDMVKEKYADGVYVLHPQYRSSQPVRADILFVHGLLGAAFKTWRQQDIDRHLDRKASEGEEEYTQCWPKTWLATDCPSLRIISVEYDTHLSDWKAKCPVEAQRESIAFRSSELLDKLKAAGIGDRPLVWVSHSMGGLLVKKMLVDASKNPEMDKIVNNTRGIIFYSVPHHGSQLAEYSINARYLLFPSVEVKELSKDSPALKQLNDDFLSFAKDKKFSVLSFAETLPTHIGSMLKLHVVPVESADIGIGDLIPVDVNHLNICKPKKKDAFLYQRTLKFIQDVLAPEL; this is encoded by the exons ATGCCTCTTGTCTGCATGCAAAATTCTTATGGCCTCACAAAGATGGAAGCTGATAGCAGTGGTTGTGGGGCAAGTCTCCCAATTCATgctgaggaaaagaaattattcatgATAG GAAAAGTTGCAAAGGTAACTGGATCACTTATACTAGG aggCTTTGTATTCATTACCTATGAGGTCCTGTCCTTAAATAAGTTACTGAAAATCGATACTCAAGCTCTACATCAAGAAAAACTGAAATCCTATATATACGTACGTACAGCTTCTCTAAGTCCAAGTGAATATCAAG GAATTACATACAAAGCCAGAAAAGAAATCCATAAAGCAGTGAGGAGAATTCTAGAAACAGAAGCCAAAATCTTCCGGAGGCCTTTTAGTG AACAATTCAGTACCTTTGATGGAGAAGATCATGAGTGTGCCTTATGGCTTCTCTTAAAGAGAACTCAGTCAGAAGACAAAGCAATCCGACTGCAGGCTGTACAAGACCTGGCAAGCAACAGTCACTGGCATG ATTATCAGTATGTCACAGTTGCTCAAACCTGTGATCAAAGGACTGCTATAGGTTTGGCTCGATCCAAAGATGTTGACCTTCGCTTTTTCCTGCCTCCACCTCCATTGCCAAAAATAAAGACT GACTATCCCATAGAAGATGAACTTCGTTTGTTGTTGGTGTCTTTACCTCAGACTGGGCTTGATCCATGTGTCCAGTACTTCACATCTCTTGCGTTACGTGAAAGTAGCCAGACTCTTGCTGCGCAAATG GGAGGCTTATGGTGTTTTGGAGGAAATGGACTTCCATATTGTGAGACATTGAGTAAAGTCCCTTCAGAGACAGTGGAACTCTTTTGCTTGCAGGCTTTAGTACAGCATTCTAAG ATTTCCTCTCACTGTGATAAAATTGAAGCTAAAGGAGGCCTCCAGCTACTGCAGAGGATATATCAGCTACGTAAAGATTCAGCAAAGATCCAGAGGAACATAATCCGCATTATTGGGAATATGGCTTTGGATGAACATCTGCACTCATCCATAGTACGTGCAG GTTGGGTTTCTGTTCTTGCTGAAGTAATGAAATCCCCATACATCATTCAGTCTTCTCATGCATCCAGAGCTCTGGCTAATCTAGACAGGGACAtggtgaaagaaaaatatgcagATGGTGTTTATGTCTTACATCCACAATATCGTAGCAG CCAGCCTGTCAGAGCAGACATCCTCTTTGTTCATGGGCttttgggagcagcatttaaaaCCTGGCGGCAGCAGGACATTGACCGGCATTTGGATAGAAAGGCCTCAGAAGGGGAAGAGGAATACACTCAGTGCTGGCCAAAG ACATGGCTTGCTACAGACTGTCCTTCCCTTAGAATCATATCTGTGGAGTATGACACTCATTTGAGTGACTGGAAAGCAAAATGTCCTGTTGAGGCTCAAAG GGAGTCTATTGCTTTCAGGAGCAGTGAGCTGCTTGACAAGCTCAAAGCTGCTGGGATTGGAGACAGACCTCTGGTGTGGGTATCCCATAGCATGGGTG GTCTTCTAGTCAAAAAGATGCTGGTGGATGCTTCCAAGAATCCAGAAATGGATAAAATTGTAAACAACACCAGAGGAATCATATTTTATAGTGTACCTCACCATGGTTCCCAGCTGGCTGAATATTCTATAAATGCCAGATATCTCCTCTTCCCATCTGTGGAGGTTAAAGAGCTCAGCAAGG ATTCTCCTGCCCTTAAACAGCTGAATGATGACTTCTTGTCTTTTGCCAAAGACAAGAAATTTTCAGTGCTGAGTTTTGCAGAAACCCTACCCACACACATAGGCAGCATGTTAAAACTGCATGTTGTACCTGTAGAGTCAGCAG acaTAGGAATTGGAGACCTTATTCCAGTGGATGTTAATCATCTAAATATTTGCAAGCCAAAGAAGAAGGATGCTTTCCTGTATCAACGTACACTGAAGTTCATTCAGGATGTTTTAGCCCCAGAACTGTGA
- the SERAC1 gene encoding protein SERAC1 isoform X2 — MSVAAYCVFCYRKIGTSGPTTKKRLPWYDIRKVAKVTGSLILGGFVFITYEVLSLNKLLKIDTQALHQEKLKSYIYVRTASLSPSEYQEQFSTFDGEDHECALWLLLKRTQSEDKAIRLQAVQDLASNSHWHDYQYVTVAQTCDQRTAIGLARSKDVDLRFFLPPPPLPKIKTDYPIEDELRLLLVSLPQTGLDPCVQYFTSLALRESSQTLAAQMGGLWCFGGNGLPYCETLSKVPSETVELFCLQALVQHSKISSHCDKIEAKGGLQLLQRIYQLRKDSAKIQRNIIRIIGNMALDEHLHSSIVRAGWVSVLAEVMKSPYIIQSSHASRALANLDRDMVKEKYADGVYVLHPQYRSSQPVRADILFVHGLLGAAFKTWRQQDIDRHLDRKASEGEEEYTQCWPKTWLATDCPSLRIISVEYDTHLSDWKAKCPVEAQRESIAFRSSELLDKLKAAGIGDRPLVWVSHSMGGLLVKKMLVDASKNPEMDKIVNNTRGIIFYSVPHHGSQLAEYSINARYLLFPSVEVKELSKDSPALKQLNDDFLSFAKDKKFSVLSFAETLPTHIGSMLKLHVVPVESADIGIGDLIPVDVNHLNICKPKKKDAFLYQRTLKFIQDVLAPEL; from the exons ATGTCAGTGGCTGCTTACTGCGTATTTTGCTACAGAAAAATAGGAACTTCTGGTCCAACCACAAAAAAACGCCTACCCTGGTATGACATCA GAAAAGTTGCAAAGGTAACTGGATCACTTATACTAGG aggCTTTGTATTCATTACCTATGAGGTCCTGTCCTTAAATAAGTTACTGAAAATCGATACTCAAGCTCTACATCAAGAAAAACTGAAATCCTATATATACGTACGTACAGCTTCTCTAAGTCCAAGTGAATATCAAG AACAATTCAGTACCTTTGATGGAGAAGATCATGAGTGTGCCTTATGGCTTCTCTTAAAGAGAACTCAGTCAGAAGACAAAGCAATCCGACTGCAGGCTGTACAAGACCTGGCAAGCAACAGTCACTGGCATG ATTATCAGTATGTCACAGTTGCTCAAACCTGTGATCAAAGGACTGCTATAGGTTTGGCTCGATCCAAAGATGTTGACCTTCGCTTTTTCCTGCCTCCACCTCCATTGCCAAAAATAAAGACT GACTATCCCATAGAAGATGAACTTCGTTTGTTGTTGGTGTCTTTACCTCAGACTGGGCTTGATCCATGTGTCCAGTACTTCACATCTCTTGCGTTACGTGAAAGTAGCCAGACTCTTGCTGCGCAAATG GGAGGCTTATGGTGTTTTGGAGGAAATGGACTTCCATATTGTGAGACATTGAGTAAAGTCCCTTCAGAGACAGTGGAACTCTTTTGCTTGCAGGCTTTAGTACAGCATTCTAAG ATTTCCTCTCACTGTGATAAAATTGAAGCTAAAGGAGGCCTCCAGCTACTGCAGAGGATATATCAGCTACGTAAAGATTCAGCAAAGATCCAGAGGAACATAATCCGCATTATTGGGAATATGGCTTTGGATGAACATCTGCACTCATCCATAGTACGTGCAG GTTGGGTTTCTGTTCTTGCTGAAGTAATGAAATCCCCATACATCATTCAGTCTTCTCATGCATCCAGAGCTCTGGCTAATCTAGACAGGGACAtggtgaaagaaaaatatgcagATGGTGTTTATGTCTTACATCCACAATATCGTAGCAG CCAGCCTGTCAGAGCAGACATCCTCTTTGTTCATGGGCttttgggagcagcatttaaaaCCTGGCGGCAGCAGGACATTGACCGGCATTTGGATAGAAAGGCCTCAGAAGGGGAAGAGGAATACACTCAGTGCTGGCCAAAG ACATGGCTTGCTACAGACTGTCCTTCCCTTAGAATCATATCTGTGGAGTATGACACTCATTTGAGTGACTGGAAAGCAAAATGTCCTGTTGAGGCTCAAAG GGAGTCTATTGCTTTCAGGAGCAGTGAGCTGCTTGACAAGCTCAAAGCTGCTGGGATTGGAGACAGACCTCTGGTGTGGGTATCCCATAGCATGGGTG GTCTTCTAGTCAAAAAGATGCTGGTGGATGCTTCCAAGAATCCAGAAATGGATAAAATTGTAAACAACACCAGAGGAATCATATTTTATAGTGTACCTCACCATGGTTCCCAGCTGGCTGAATATTCTATAAATGCCAGATATCTCCTCTTCCCATCTGTGGAGGTTAAAGAGCTCAGCAAGG ATTCTCCTGCCCTTAAACAGCTGAATGATGACTTCTTGTCTTTTGCCAAAGACAAGAAATTTTCAGTGCTGAGTTTTGCAGAAACCCTACCCACACACATAGGCAGCATGTTAAAACTGCATGTTGTACCTGTAGAGTCAGCAG acaTAGGAATTGGAGACCTTATTCCAGTGGATGTTAATCATCTAAATATTTGCAAGCCAAAGAAGAAGGATGCTTTCCTGTATCAACGTACACTGAAGTTCATTCAGGATGTTTTAGCCCCAGAACTGTGA
- the SERAC1 gene encoding protein SERAC1 isoform X1, translated as MSVAAYCVFCYRKIGTSGPTTKKRLPWYDIRKVAKVTGSLILGGFVFITYEVLSLNKLLKIDTQALHQEKLKSYIYVRTASLSPSEYQGITYKARKEIHKAVRRILETEAKIFRRPFSEQFSTFDGEDHECALWLLLKRTQSEDKAIRLQAVQDLASNSHWHDYQYVTVAQTCDQRTAIGLARSKDVDLRFFLPPPPLPKIKTDYPIEDELRLLLVSLPQTGLDPCVQYFTSLALRESSQTLAAQMGGLWCFGGNGLPYCETLSKVPSETVELFCLQALVQHSKISSHCDKIEAKGGLQLLQRIYQLRKDSAKIQRNIIRIIGNMALDEHLHSSIVRAGWVSVLAEVMKSPYIIQSSHASRALANLDRDMVKEKYADGVYVLHPQYRSSQPVRADILFVHGLLGAAFKTWRQQDIDRHLDRKASEGEEEYTQCWPKTWLATDCPSLRIISVEYDTHLSDWKAKCPVEAQRESIAFRSSELLDKLKAAGIGDRPLVWVSHSMGGLLVKKMLVDASKNPEMDKIVNNTRGIIFYSVPHHGSQLAEYSINARYLLFPSVEVKELSKDSPALKQLNDDFLSFAKDKKFSVLSFAETLPTHIGSMLKLHVVPVESADIGIGDLIPVDVNHLNICKPKKKDAFLYQRTLKFIQDVLAPEL; from the exons ATGTCAGTGGCTGCTTACTGCGTATTTTGCTACAGAAAAATAGGAACTTCTGGTCCAACCACAAAAAAACGCCTACCCTGGTATGACATCA GAAAAGTTGCAAAGGTAACTGGATCACTTATACTAGG aggCTTTGTATTCATTACCTATGAGGTCCTGTCCTTAAATAAGTTACTGAAAATCGATACTCAAGCTCTACATCAAGAAAAACTGAAATCCTATATATACGTACGTACAGCTTCTCTAAGTCCAAGTGAATATCAAG GAATTACATACAAAGCCAGAAAAGAAATCCATAAAGCAGTGAGGAGAATTCTAGAAACAGAAGCCAAAATCTTCCGGAGGCCTTTTAGTG AACAATTCAGTACCTTTGATGGAGAAGATCATGAGTGTGCCTTATGGCTTCTCTTAAAGAGAACTCAGTCAGAAGACAAAGCAATCCGACTGCAGGCTGTACAAGACCTGGCAAGCAACAGTCACTGGCATG ATTATCAGTATGTCACAGTTGCTCAAACCTGTGATCAAAGGACTGCTATAGGTTTGGCTCGATCCAAAGATGTTGACCTTCGCTTTTTCCTGCCTCCACCTCCATTGCCAAAAATAAAGACT GACTATCCCATAGAAGATGAACTTCGTTTGTTGTTGGTGTCTTTACCTCAGACTGGGCTTGATCCATGTGTCCAGTACTTCACATCTCTTGCGTTACGTGAAAGTAGCCAGACTCTTGCTGCGCAAATG GGAGGCTTATGGTGTTTTGGAGGAAATGGACTTCCATATTGTGAGACATTGAGTAAAGTCCCTTCAGAGACAGTGGAACTCTTTTGCTTGCAGGCTTTAGTACAGCATTCTAAG ATTTCCTCTCACTGTGATAAAATTGAAGCTAAAGGAGGCCTCCAGCTACTGCAGAGGATATATCAGCTACGTAAAGATTCAGCAAAGATCCAGAGGAACATAATCCGCATTATTGGGAATATGGCTTTGGATGAACATCTGCACTCATCCATAGTACGTGCAG GTTGGGTTTCTGTTCTTGCTGAAGTAATGAAATCCCCATACATCATTCAGTCTTCTCATGCATCCAGAGCTCTGGCTAATCTAGACAGGGACAtggtgaaagaaaaatatgcagATGGTGTTTATGTCTTACATCCACAATATCGTAGCAG CCAGCCTGTCAGAGCAGACATCCTCTTTGTTCATGGGCttttgggagcagcatttaaaaCCTGGCGGCAGCAGGACATTGACCGGCATTTGGATAGAAAGGCCTCAGAAGGGGAAGAGGAATACACTCAGTGCTGGCCAAAG ACATGGCTTGCTACAGACTGTCCTTCCCTTAGAATCATATCTGTGGAGTATGACACTCATTTGAGTGACTGGAAAGCAAAATGTCCTGTTGAGGCTCAAAG GGAGTCTATTGCTTTCAGGAGCAGTGAGCTGCTTGACAAGCTCAAAGCTGCTGGGATTGGAGACAGACCTCTGGTGTGGGTATCCCATAGCATGGGTG GTCTTCTAGTCAAAAAGATGCTGGTGGATGCTTCCAAGAATCCAGAAATGGATAAAATTGTAAACAACACCAGAGGAATCATATTTTATAGTGTACCTCACCATGGTTCCCAGCTGGCTGAATATTCTATAAATGCCAGATATCTCCTCTTCCCATCTGTGGAGGTTAAAGAGCTCAGCAAGG ATTCTCCTGCCCTTAAACAGCTGAATGATGACTTCTTGTCTTTTGCCAAAGACAAGAAATTTTCAGTGCTGAGTTTTGCAGAAACCCTACCCACACACATAGGCAGCATGTTAAAACTGCATGTTGTACCTGTAGAGTCAGCAG acaTAGGAATTGGAGACCTTATTCCAGTGGATGTTAATCATCTAAATATTTGCAAGCCAAAGAAGAAGGATGCTTTCCTGTATCAACGTACACTGAAGTTCATTCAGGATGTTTTAGCCCCAGAACTGTGA